A single genomic interval of Streptomyces sp. BA2 harbors:
- a CDS encoding DUF397 domain-containing protein has product MTALPRHVPSSTSLHGARWYRSSRSNGMNNCVETAPLASGPKQGLLAVRDSKNTAGPALLFSPATWEAFVHGLR; this is encoded by the coding sequence ATGACTGCACTGCCTCGGCACGTACCTTCCAGCACATCTCTGCACGGCGCACGGTGGTACCGCAGTAGCCGCAGCAACGGCATGAACAACTGCGTGGAGACAGCCCCTCTCGCTTCAGGGCCGAAGCAGGGGCTGCTCGCCGTGCGCGACTCGAAGAACACGGCAGGGCCCGCCCTGCTCTTCTCACCCGCGACATGGGAGGCCTTCGTCCACGGCCTCCGGTGA
- a CDS encoding ABC transporter ATP-binding protein, with product MSTPASASATGLAEPTKVAARARGLTKAYGSGETTVLALDSVDVDIARGRFTAVMGPSGSGKSTLMHLLAGLDTVSAGQVWLGDTEITGLKERELTQLRRDRIGFMFQSFNLIPTLNAAENITLPMDIAGQRPDRDWLDHVIETLGLRDRLKHRPAQLSGGQQQRVACARALASRPELIFADEPTGNLDSRAGLEVLGFLREAVDKLEQTVVMVTHDPGAAAHADLVLFLADGRIVDEMPRPTAESVLERLKRFDVIHAMPQESQAEADGGQGADSAPDRD from the coding sequence TTGTCCACACCTGCTTCGGCTTCGGCCACAGGCCTTGCGGAGCCCACCAAGGTCGCCGCACGGGCACGCGGTCTGACCAAGGCGTACGGCTCGGGCGAGACCACCGTGCTCGCCCTCGACTCGGTCGACGTGGACATCGCGCGCGGCCGTTTCACCGCGGTCATGGGTCCGTCCGGCTCGGGGAAGTCCACGCTCATGCACCTGCTCGCCGGGCTCGACACGGTCTCCGCGGGTCAGGTGTGGCTCGGCGACACCGAGATCACGGGCCTCAAGGAACGGGAGCTGACGCAGCTGCGGCGCGACCGCATCGGATTCATGTTCCAGTCCTTCAACCTCATCCCCACCCTGAACGCCGCCGAGAACATCACGCTGCCCATGGACATCGCGGGCCAGCGCCCCGACCGCGACTGGCTGGACCACGTCATCGAGACGCTCGGCCTGCGCGACCGCCTCAAGCACCGGCCCGCCCAGCTCTCCGGCGGCCAGCAGCAGCGCGTGGCGTGCGCGCGGGCGCTCGCCTCGCGCCCCGAGCTGATCTTCGCGGACGAACCGACCGGCAACCTCGACTCGCGCGCGGGTCTCGAAGTGCTCGGCTTCCTGCGCGAGGCCGTCGACAAGCTGGAGCAGACCGTCGTGATGGTGACCCACGATCCCGGCGCCGCCGCCCATGCCGACCTGGTGCTCTTCCTCGCGGACGGCCGCATCGTCGACGAGATGCCGCGCCCGACGGCGGAGTCGGTCCTGGAACGCCTCAAACGGTTCGACGTGATCCACGCGATGCCGCAGGAGAGCCAGGCCGAAGCCGACGGCGGTCAGGGCGCCGACAGCGCGCCGGACCGGGACTGA
- a CDS encoding adenosylmethionine--8-amino-7-oxononanoate transaminase: MPDFSVPELLDLDRRHVWHPYGPMPGRQEPLVVEAASGVRLRLAGDGGELVDGMSSWWSAIHGYNHPVLNDAVRGQLDRMSHVMFGGLTHEPAVRLAKRLVDISPDGLEHVFLADSGSVSVEVAVKMCLQHWRSLGRPAKRRMLTWRGGYHGDTWQPMSVCDPKGGMHELWQGALPQQVFADAPPAGFEAYDDAYADHLREVIGRHADELAGVIVEPVVQGAGGMRFHSPAYLRVLREACDEHDVLLVFDEIATGFGRTGALFAADHAGVTPDVMCLGKALTGGYLTLAATLCTPRVADGISRGEVPVLAHGPTFMGNPLATAVAAASIELLLGQDWQTEVKRIEAGLRGTLAEAAALPGVRDVRVLGAIGVVQLDHAVDMEAATRAATREGVWVRPFRDLIYTMPPFITSDDDVARIGRAVCAAAKEG; this comes from the coding sequence ATGCCTGACTTCTCCGTGCCCGAGCTGCTCGACCTCGACCGCCGTCACGTGTGGCACCCGTACGGCCCGATGCCTGGCCGCCAGGAGCCCCTGGTCGTAGAGGCGGCGAGTGGTGTGCGGCTGCGACTCGCGGGCGACGGGGGCGAGTTGGTCGACGGCATGTCGTCCTGGTGGTCGGCGATCCACGGCTACAACCACCCCGTGCTCAACGACGCGGTGCGCGGCCAGCTGGACCGGATGAGCCATGTCATGTTCGGCGGGCTCACCCATGAGCCCGCCGTCCGCCTCGCGAAGCGTCTTGTCGACATATCGCCGGACGGGCTCGAGCATGTCTTCCTCGCCGACTCCGGTTCGGTGTCGGTCGAGGTCGCGGTCAAGATGTGCCTGCAGCACTGGCGCTCGCTCGGCCGCCCGGCCAAGCGGCGGATGCTGACCTGGCGCGGCGGCTACCACGGGGACACCTGGCAGCCCATGTCCGTGTGCGACCCCAAGGGCGGCATGCACGAGCTGTGGCAGGGGGCGCTGCCCCAGCAGGTGTTCGCGGACGCGCCGCCCGCGGGTTTCGAGGCGTACGACGATGCCTACGCCGACCACCTGCGGGAGGTGATCGGGCGCCACGCCGACGAGCTCGCCGGTGTGATCGTGGAGCCGGTGGTGCAGGGGGCGGGCGGTATGCGGTTCCACTCCCCCGCCTATCTGCGGGTGCTGCGGGAGGCCTGCGACGAGCACGACGTGCTGCTCGTGTTCGACGAGATCGCCACGGGGTTCGGCCGTACGGGCGCGCTGTTCGCCGCGGACCACGCCGGTGTCACGCCCGATGTGATGTGCCTGGGCAAGGCGCTGACCGGCGGCTATCTGACGCTGGCGGCGACGCTGTGCACGCCGCGGGTCGCGGACGGCATCTCCCGGGGCGAGGTGCCGGTCCTGGCGCACGGCCCGACGTTCATGGGCAATCCGCTGGCCACCGCGGTGGCCGCCGCCTCGATCGAGCTGCTGCTCGGGCAGGACTGGCAGACCGAGGTCAAACGCATCGAGGCGGGCCTGCGCGGCACGCTGGCCGAGGCGGCCGCACTGCCGGGCGTCCGTGACGTACGCGTGCTCGGCGCGATCGGTGTTGTACAGCTGGACCACGCCGTGGACATGGAGGCCGCCACCCGCGCCGCGACGCGCGAGGGAGTGTGGGTGCGGCCGTTCCGCGACCTCATCTACACGATGCCGCCGTTCATCACGAGCGACGACGACGTGGCACGGATCGGGCGCGCGGTGTGCGCGGCGGCGAAGGAGGGCTGA
- a CDS encoding 8-amino-7-oxononanoate synthase — MASSPFDWIDEQASLRARAGLVRTLRPRPADAGGLLDLASNDYLGLARHPEITEGAAAAARRWGGGATGSRLVTGSTELHAELERELAEFCGFEAALVLSSGYAANLAAVTALAPHGSLIVSDAGNHASLIDGCRLARGTTQVVPHADPEAVRKTLDAHAGPAVVVSDTVFSVDGDAASLTELSSVCGEFGAGLVVDDAHGLGVLGDGGRGAPQAAGLAGTAHTVATVTLSKSFGSQGGAVLGPAKVIDHLVNAARTFIFDTGLAPAAAGAALAALRLLRREPERAARARSVAAELHERLTAEGLTAVRPDAAVVSVRAPSPEAAVRWAADCRGAGLAVGCFRPPSVPDGISRLRLTARADLTDAQIADAVRVISRAAPR; from the coding sequence ATGGCGAGCTCGCCGTTCGACTGGATCGACGAGCAGGCGAGCCTGCGCGCACGGGCCGGACTCGTCCGCACCCTGCGCCCCCGCCCCGCCGACGCGGGCGGTCTCCTCGACCTGGCCAGCAACGACTACCTGGGCCTGGCAAGGCACCCCGAGATCACCGAGGGCGCGGCAGCCGCGGCCCGGCGCTGGGGAGGCGGAGCGACCGGTTCGCGCCTGGTGACCGGCTCCACCGAACTGCACGCGGAACTGGAACGCGAGCTCGCCGAGTTCTGCGGCTTCGAGGCCGCTCTGGTCCTTTCCTCCGGATATGCCGCGAACCTCGCCGCCGTCACCGCCCTCGCCCCGCACGGTTCGCTGATCGTCTCGGACGCGGGCAACCACGCCTCGCTGATCGACGGCTGCCGCCTGGCGCGCGGTACGACGCAGGTGGTGCCGCACGCCGACCCCGAAGCGGTGCGCAAGACGCTGGACGCGCACGCGGGGCCCGCGGTCGTCGTGTCGGACACGGTCTTCTCGGTCGACGGCGACGCGGCTTCGCTGACCGAACTCAGTTCTGTCTGCGGGGAGTTCGGTGCCGGTCTCGTCGTCGACGACGCCCATGGGCTCGGTGTGCTCGGGGACGGCGGCCGTGGCGCCCCGCAGGCGGCCGGACTCGCGGGCACCGCCCACACCGTGGCCACGGTCACCCTGTCGAAGTCCTTCGGCAGTCAGGGCGGTGCGGTCCTCGGGCCCGCCAAGGTCATCGACCATCTGGTCAACGCGGCCCGGACGTTCATCTTCGACACGGGGCTCGCTCCCGCCGCCGCGGGCGCGGCACTCGCGGCCCTGCGGCTGCTTCGCAGGGAGCCGGAGCGCGCCGCGCGGGCGCGCTCGGTCGCGGCCGAGCTGCACGAACGCCTCACGGCGGAAGGTCTCACGGCGGTACGCCCCGACGCCGCCGTCGTCTCCGTACGCGCACCCTCACCAGAAGCGGCCGTGCGGTGGGCCGCCGACTGCCGGGGCGCGGGCCTCGCCGTCGGCTGCTTCCGTCCGCCGTCGGTGCCCGACGGCATCTCACGGCTGCGGCTGACCGCCCGTGCGGATCTCACCGACGCACAGATCGCCGATGCCGTACGAGTGATCAGCCGCGCCGCACCCCGGTAG
- a CDS encoding VOC family protein, which translates to MINGAHLIIYSNDAEADRAFFRDVLEYPHVDAGGGWLIFKLPPAEAAVHPTPGPESHELYLMCDDVEATVRELTAGGVKFTQPVTDAGWGLLTRFKLPGGGEVGLYEPRHPRATGL; encoded by the coding sequence ATGATCAATGGCGCGCACCTCATCATCTACAGCAACGACGCCGAAGCCGACCGGGCCTTCTTCCGGGACGTACTGGAGTACCCCCACGTCGACGCGGGCGGCGGCTGGCTGATCTTCAAGCTGCCGCCGGCGGAGGCCGCGGTCCATCCCACGCCGGGTCCGGAATCGCACGAGCTGTATCTGATGTGCGACGACGTGGAGGCGACGGTGCGGGAACTGACCGCCGGAGGCGTGAAGTTCACCCAGCCGGTCACCGACGCGGGCTGGGGCCTGCTCACCCGCTTCAAGCTGCCGGGCGGCGGCGAGGTCGGCCTGTACGAGCCGCGGCACCCGCGGGCCACCGGCCTCTGA
- a CDS encoding ATP-binding protein — protein MADLQEASVTLPSDPASVSAARKYVSSILAEWGLPGETEAADTVRLIVSELATNAVQHTRGESPTFRVDIELDRDEQLRIGVTDSHPRYPKRLPAAVQQDNGRGLVIIRWLTMECGGRLSVAPTPEGGKTVWIALPWTAPVRDGATAPSASPSPR, from the coding sequence ATGGCAGACCTTCAGGAAGCATCCGTCACCCTGCCGAGCGATCCTGCCTCGGTCTCCGCGGCCCGCAAATACGTCTCGAGCATCCTTGCCGAGTGGGGCCTGCCGGGCGAGACCGAAGCGGCCGACACGGTCCGGCTCATCGTCTCCGAACTGGCCACGAACGCCGTCCAGCACACCCGGGGCGAGTCGCCCACCTTCAGGGTGGACATCGAGCTGGACCGGGACGAGCAGCTGCGCATCGGCGTGACCGACAGCCATCCCCGCTACCCCAAGCGGCTGCCCGCCGCAGTCCAGCAGGACAACGGCCGCGGCCTGGTGATCATCCGCTGGCTGACCATGGAGTGCGGCGGCAGGCTGTCGGTCGCGCCCACCCCCGAGGGCGGCAAGACCGTCTGGATCGCGCTGCCGTGGACCGCGCCGGTCCGCGACGGGGCCACGGCGCCCTCGGCCTCGCCCTCACCCCGCTGA
- a CDS encoding helix-turn-helix domain-containing protein, whose protein sequence is MRYGPAVRRRKLGAELRALRTRAGLTSGQAAGRVGWHQSKVSRIETGRSSVKAADVGLLLDAYEVGDPQLRQLLVALAGSDDDGGRRHWWHAYRELLPPAYRDFISLESQACRMRTLETTVVPGLLQTPDYARAVTRAALDGLPDEQVDTLVEVRLARQDVLRTAPPLRLSVILDEAVLHRPVGGNQVLAGQLKRLLEAAQLPHVRLQVLPFAAGEHVGLIGSFVIFSFPNIADLDVVVLDHLTSSLYLERKEDLQAYTEAFNSLQRKALSPEESTDHIAGIRDGA, encoded by the coding sequence ATGCGGTACGGTCCCGCGGTGCGCCGCCGGAAACTCGGCGCCGAACTGCGTGCGCTGCGCACGCGCGCCGGGCTCACCAGCGGCCAGGCGGCGGGCCGGGTCGGCTGGCATCAGTCGAAGGTCAGCCGGATCGAGACGGGGCGTAGCAGCGTCAAGGCGGCCGACGTAGGACTGCTGCTCGATGCGTACGAGGTGGGGGACCCCCAACTCCGCCAGTTGCTGGTGGCATTGGCGGGCTCGGACGACGACGGTGGACGCCGCCACTGGTGGCACGCCTATCGCGAGCTGCTGCCGCCCGCATACCGCGACTTCATCAGCCTGGAGTCACAGGCCTGTCGGATGCGCACCCTGGAGACCACCGTCGTGCCCGGCCTTCTCCAGACGCCGGACTACGCGCGTGCGGTGACGCGGGCCGCGCTCGACGGGCTGCCGGACGAGCAGGTGGACACGCTGGTGGAGGTGCGTCTGGCACGTCAGGACGTACTGCGCACGGCTCCGCCGCTGCGACTGAGCGTGATTCTGGACGAGGCGGTGCTGCACCGGCCGGTGGGCGGCAACCAGGTGCTAGCGGGTCAGTTGAAACGGTTACTAGAAGCCGCACAGTTGCCCCATGTACGACTTCAGGTGCTGCCGTTCGCCGCCGGAGAGCACGTGGGTCTCATCGGCTCTTTCGTTATCTTCTCATTTCCGAACATTGCTGATCTGGATGTGGTTGTTCTCGACCACTTGACGAGTAGCCTCTACCTCGAACGGAAAGAAGACCTTCAGGCATACACGGAGGCCTTCAACTCCCTTCAGAGAAAGGCACTTTCACCCGAGGAATCAACGGATCACATCGCCGGGATACGTGACGGCGCGTAA
- a CDS encoding fic family toxin-antitoxin system, toxin component produces the protein MNLRIDLAWLLMIAEHKTPGDPQVTDWGALVAAVSRHEAEIFGVPVYESPHDRAAALLQVLLHIPALERSNALFASSAAYAYLVASGVKVVTSPEQVRELARLVKEDGASVHAIAEELRKWSL, from the coding sequence TTGAACCTCAGAATCGATCTTGCCTGGCTGTTGATGATCGCCGAACACAAGACGCCCGGAGACCCGCAGGTCACCGACTGGGGTGCCCTGGTGGCCGCCGTCAGCCGGCACGAGGCGGAGATCTTCGGCGTGCCCGTCTACGAAAGCCCGCACGACCGCGCCGCCGCCCTGCTCCAGGTCCTTCTGCACATCCCGGCCCTGGAACGCTCCAACGCCCTCTTCGCCTCGTCCGCCGCCTACGCCTATCTGGTCGCAAGCGGCGTCAAGGTCGTCACCTCGCCCGAGCAGGTGCGCGAACTGGCCCGCCTGGTGAAGGAGGACGGGGCGAGCGTGCACGCCATCGCGGAGGAGCTGCGGAAATGGAGCCTCTAG
- a CDS encoding antitoxin, with the protein MAKTQLNVRVDEGTARAARERALARGMSVNRYIEELVKQDAGEIGHTFVEAAADFMKQYESVFAEEFGAEREGRR; encoded by the coding sequence ATGGCGAAGACCCAGCTGAACGTGCGGGTGGACGAAGGCACCGCCCGGGCCGCGCGCGAGCGAGCGCTCGCCCGCGGGATGAGCGTGAACCGCTACATCGAGGAACTGGTCAAACAGGACGCGGGCGAGATCGGCCACACCTTCGTCGAGGCCGCCGCCGACTTTATGAAGCAGTACGAATCCGTCTTCGCCGAAGAGTTCGGTGCTGAGCGCGAGGGTCGTCGTTAA
- a CDS encoding LysE family translocator yields the protein MDAQLVAFTGVAAGMVAMPGADFAVVVRNALASRRAGVTCAIGVAGGLLVHTALAVAGVAAVLAAVPTLFRALQAAGGAYVLYLGYRALRSAARPLESFGAREGAGQEAVGGSLRQGFFTNALNPKAPITFLSVLPQFVPAGSPAMPRTLLLASIIVALALVWFPVVALLVDRLGRWLRRPRTARAIEGGTGVALSVLGLVLLTEALVA from the coding sequence ATGGACGCACAACTGGTCGCCTTCACCGGAGTCGCCGCGGGCATGGTCGCCATGCCGGGTGCCGACTTCGCCGTCGTGGTGCGCAACGCCCTCGCCTCCCGCCGCGCCGGGGTCACCTGCGCGATCGGTGTGGCGGGCGGGCTCCTGGTGCACACGGCGCTCGCGGTGGCCGGGGTCGCGGCGGTCCTCGCGGCGGTTCCCACGCTCTTCCGGGCGTTGCAGGCCGCGGGCGGGGCCTATGTGCTCTACCTCGGGTATCGCGCGCTGCGGTCGGCGGCGCGGCCGCTGGAGAGCTTCGGCGCCCGGGAGGGTGCGGGACAGGAGGCGGTCGGGGGCAGCCTGCGGCAGGGGTTCTTCACCAACGCCCTCAATCCCAAGGCGCCCATCACCTTCCTCAGCGTGCTGCCCCAGTTCGTCCCCGCGGGCAGCCCCGCGATGCCGAGGACACTGCTGCTCGCGTCCATCATCGTGGCCCTCGCCCTGGTGTGGTTCCCGGTCGTCGCGCTCCTGGTCGACCGCCTCGGGCGGTGGTTGCGCAGGCCGCGCACGGCCCGCGCCATCGAGGGCGGCACCGGCGTCGCGCTCAGCGTGCTCGGCCTGGTGCTCCTCACCGAGGCCCTGGTCGCCTGA
- the bioD gene encoding dethiobiotin synthase, giving the protein MTVIVVSGTGTEIGKTVTTAAVATLALASGRSVAMLKPAQTGVAPGEPGDAEEVKRLAGDEITTLELARFPEPLAPNTAARRAGMEPVRPYEVAEAAQKLSTEHDLVLVEGAGGLLVHYDDEGATLADAARLLTAPVLVVAPAGLGTLNSTALTAEALRARGLAPLGVTIGNWPATPDLASRCNLADLPRAADAPLLGAVPQGAGSLARADFRARAHDWLAPQLGGRWDEAAFTTRETPEGPALGATH; this is encoded by the coding sequence GTGACGGTCATCGTGGTGTCCGGGACGGGCACCGAGATCGGCAAGACGGTGACGACTGCGGCGGTGGCCACCCTCGCGCTCGCCTCGGGGCGCAGCGTCGCGATGCTCAAGCCCGCGCAGACGGGGGTGGCACCCGGCGAGCCGGGCGACGCGGAAGAGGTGAAGCGGCTGGCGGGCGACGAGATCACGACCCTCGAACTCGCCCGCTTCCCCGAGCCGTTGGCGCCGAACACCGCCGCGCGGCGGGCGGGCATGGAGCCGGTGCGACCGTACGAAGTGGCCGAGGCGGCGCAGAAATTGTCGACGGAGCACGACCTGGTCCTGGTCGAGGGCGCGGGCGGTCTGCTCGTCCACTACGACGACGAGGGCGCCACCCTCGCCGACGCGGCGCGTCTCCTGACGGCCCCGGTCCTGGTGGTCGCGCCGGCGGGACTCGGCACGCTGAACTCGACGGCACTCACGGCGGAGGCACTGCGAGCCCGCGGTCTCGCCCCCCTGGGCGTGACGATCGGCAACTGGCCCGCCACCCCGGACCTGGCATCGCGCTGCAACCTGGCGGACCTGCCACGGGCGGCGGACGCACCGCTGCTCGGCGCGGTACCGCAGGGCGCGGGCTCCCTCGCGCGCGCCGACTTCCGGGCCCGGGCGCACGATTGGCTGGCGCCGCAGCTGGGCGGCAGGTGGGACGAAGCGGCGTTCACCACGCGCGAGACACCGGAAGGACCGGCGCTCGGGGCTACCCACTGA
- a CDS encoding VOC family protein → MPAAIQPMIITPDLDRLLRFYQELLGAEEVSRTPEEGPAFFVDLRIGDSELGVVSDTSVPLDTPQRILLSVAVQAVDDLLERVDSLGGETLGPANDMPWGQRVAHIKDPDGNAVNLTQLI, encoded by the coding sequence ATGCCTGCCGCCATCCAGCCGATGATCATCACCCCGGATCTCGACCGCCTGCTGCGCTTCTACCAGGAGCTGCTCGGGGCCGAGGAGGTGTCGAGGACTCCGGAGGAGGGGCCCGCGTTCTTCGTGGATCTGCGCATCGGCGACTCGGAGCTCGGCGTGGTCTCGGACACGAGCGTGCCGCTCGACACCCCGCAGCGCATTCTGCTGAGCGTGGCGGTGCAGGCCGTCGACGACCTCCTGGAGCGGGTGGACTCCCTCGGCGGTGAGACGCTCGGGCCTGCCAACGACATGCCGTGGGGGCAGCGGGTCGCGCACATCAAGGACCCGGACGGCAACGCGGTCAACCTCACGCAGCTGATCTGA
- the bioB gene encoding biotin synthase BioB, with amino-acid sequence MDLLNTLVDKGLRRELPTREEALAVLATSDDELLDVVSAAGKVRRQWFGRRVKLNYLVNLKSGLCPEDCSYCSQRLGSTAGILKYTWLKPDEASQAAAAGVAGGAKRVCLVASGRGPTDRDVDRVSQTIEAIKEQNEGVEVCACLGLLSAGQADKLRTAGADAYNHNLNTSEGTYGEITTTHTYADRVDTVQQAQAAGLSACSGLIAGMGETDEDLVDVVYALRDLDPDSVPVNFLIPFEGTPLAKEWNLTPQRCLRILAMVRFVCPDVEVRIAGGREVHLRTMQPLALHLANSIFLGDYLTSEGQAGKTDLEMIADAGFEVEGTDTVTLPEHRADALAAAGCGSHGEGGGGCGPCGSSEPEPVVAAEGETSEARTDLVAVRRRGAGTDLAPNA; translated from the coding sequence ATGGATCTGCTGAACACGCTGGTGGACAAGGGGCTTCGGCGCGAGCTGCCGACCCGTGAAGAGGCGCTGGCCGTGCTGGCCACCTCCGACGACGAGCTTCTCGACGTGGTTTCCGCCGCCGGGAAGGTACGGCGGCAGTGGTTCGGGCGCCGGGTGAAACTCAACTATCTGGTCAACCTCAAGTCGGGCCTCTGCCCGGAGGACTGCTCGTACTGTTCGCAGCGCCTCGGCTCGACGGCCGGCATCCTCAAGTACACCTGGCTCAAGCCCGACGAGGCCTCGCAGGCCGCGGCGGCCGGGGTGGCGGGCGGCGCCAAGCGGGTCTGTCTGGTCGCCAGTGGCCGCGGTCCGACCGACCGTGACGTCGACCGGGTCTCACAGACCATCGAGGCGATCAAGGAGCAGAACGAAGGCGTCGAGGTGTGCGCGTGCCTCGGGCTGCTCTCCGCGGGCCAGGCGGACAAACTGCGCACGGCGGGCGCGGACGCGTACAACCACAATCTCAATACGTCCGAGGGGACGTACGGCGAGATCACCACGACCCACACGTACGCCGACCGCGTGGACACCGTGCAGCAGGCGCAGGCCGCGGGCCTCTCCGCCTGCTCGGGTCTGATCGCGGGCATGGGCGAGACGGACGAGGACCTGGTGGACGTGGTCTACGCGCTGCGCGACCTCGACCCTGACTCGGTGCCGGTCAACTTCCTGATCCCCTTCGAGGGCACCCCGCTCGCCAAGGAGTGGAACCTCACCCCGCAGCGCTGCCTGCGCATCCTCGCGATGGTCCGCTTCGTCTGCCCCGACGTGGAGGTCCGCATCGCGGGCGGCCGCGAGGTGCACCTGCGCACGATGCAGCCCCTGGCGCTGCACCTCGCCAACTCGATCTTCCTGGGCGACTACCTGACCAGTGAGGGCCAGGCAGGCAAGACCGACCTGGAGATGATCGCGGACGCCGGCTTCGAGGTCGAGGGCACGGACACGGTGACGCTGCCGGAGCACCGCGCGGACGCGCTGGCGGCCGCGGGGTGCGGGTCGCACGGCGAGGGCGGGGGCGGCTGCGGGCCGTGCGGCTCGTCCGAGCCCGAGCCGGTCGTGGCCGCGGAGGGTGAGACGTCCGAGGCGCGCACGGATCTGGTGGCGGTACGCCGCCGGGGCGCGGGAACGGATCTGGCGCCCAATGCCTGA
- a CDS encoding LysR family transcriptional regulator encodes MYDPTRLAALVAVSEAGSITRAAERLGYTVPALSQQLAKLEREAGTALLVRHHRGARLTGAGELLLARARRVLDEMEQARHELAQLAGLSGGRLRVGTFTTAGIHLVPPALTAFRRAHPDIDLTVRGYEPPLGIAAVAAGEVDLALTHTYEPADPVPLPASVTAEPILVEELVLVTSPGHALANSPSRLPLSELAGQPLISMAPTHPPRQGVESALVRAGATPSVLVETPGYALVCALVSAGLGVAVVPEMVARTAATPVGTRPLEPGSLRRTISVVHRVDEPHPAADTFRALLRGAFGRSAG; translated from the coding sequence ATGTACGACCCGACGCGGCTCGCCGCACTGGTGGCGGTCTCCGAGGCCGGGTCGATCACCCGCGCCGCCGAACGCCTCGGCTACACCGTGCCCGCCCTCTCCCAGCAGCTGGCCAAGCTGGAACGGGAGGCGGGCACCGCGCTCCTGGTCCGGCACCACCGTGGCGCACGGCTGACCGGTGCCGGTGAGCTGCTGCTCGCGCGGGCGCGCAGGGTCCTTGACGAGATGGAGCAGGCCCGGCACGAACTGGCCCAGCTTGCGGGCCTTTCCGGCGGCAGGCTGCGCGTGGGGACCTTCACCACGGCCGGGATCCATCTGGTGCCGCCCGCGCTGACCGCGTTCCGCCGCGCCCATCCGGACATCGATCTGACGGTACGGGGCTATGAACCGCCGCTCGGCATCGCGGCCGTGGCGGCGGGCGAGGTCGACCTGGCCCTCACGCACACGTACGAGCCCGCGGATCCGGTGCCGCTGCCCGCGTCCGTGACCGCGGAGCCGATCCTGGTCGAGGAGCTCGTCCTGGTGACCTCCCCCGGACACGCGCTCGCGAACTCCCCCTCGCGGCTGCCCCTGAGCGAGCTCGCCGGTCAGCCGCTCATCAGCATGGCGCCGACGCATCCGCCACGGCAGGGCGTGGAGTCCGCGCTCGTGCGGGCCGGCGCGACGCCCTCGGTCCTGGTCGAGACTCCGGGCTACGCGCTGGTGTGCGCGCTCGTCAGCGCCGGGCTCGGCGTCGCCGTCGTACCGGAGATGGTGGCGCGGACGGCGGCGACACCGGTGGGGACGAGGCCGCTGGAGCCCGGCAGTCTGCGCCGCACGATCTCGGTCGTCCACCGCGTCGACGAGCCGCATCCGGCGGCGGACACCTTCCGGGCCCTGCTCCGGGGTGCCTTCGGACGCTCAGCGGGGTGA
- a CDS encoding class I SAM-dependent methyltransferase, with protein sequence MSPRFAKAASRDAVHHPVFARFYARQSVAAERLIATYRKELLAGLSGRVIEVGAGNGLNFAHYPAAVSEVVAIEPERILRQLAASAAVRADVPVDVVPGAAEALPVKSEAFDGAVASLVLCSVRDVPRALGELRRVLRPGGELRFFEHGVAPGAAMAATQRILDRTVWPLLFGGCHVARDPLAALRAAGFEIGPYRRLLVPPKGPRLPPSYCVLGTARRPETDD encoded by the coding sequence ATGTCACCTCGCTTCGCCAAAGCCGCGTCACGGGACGCGGTGCACCATCCCGTTTTCGCCCGGTTCTACGCCCGTCAGAGCGTGGCCGCCGAGCGTCTCATCGCCACGTACCGCAAAGAGCTGCTCGCCGGTCTCTCCGGTCGTGTGATCGAGGTCGGCGCGGGGAACGGCCTGAACTTCGCGCACTATCCGGCGGCGGTCTCCGAGGTCGTGGCCATCGAACCGGAGCGTATTCTGCGCCAGTTGGCCGCGTCCGCGGCGGTGCGGGCCGACGTACCGGTCGACGTCGTGCCCGGCGCCGCCGAGGCGCTGCCCGTCAAGAGCGAGGCCTTCGACGGCGCCGTGGCCTCGCTGGTGCTGTGCAGCGTGCGCGACGTGCCCCGTGCGCTCGGCGAGCTGCGGCGCGTCCTGCGGCCGGGCGGCGAGCTGCGGTTCTTCGAGCACGGCGTGGCTCCGGGCGCGGCGATGGCGGCCACGCAGCGCATTCTGGACCGCACGGTCTGGCCCCTGCTCTTCGGCGGCTGTCACGTCGCGCGGGACCCCCTGGCCGCCCTGCGCGCCGCGGGCTTCGAGATCGGCCCGTACCGGAGGCTGCTCGTGCCCCCGAAGGGTCCGCGGCTGCCTCCCTCCTACTGCGTGCTCGGCACCGCCCGGCGGCCGGAGACCGACGACTGA